In the genome of Raphanus sativus cultivar WK10039 chromosome 4, ASM80110v3, whole genome shotgun sequence, one region contains:
- the LOC108835391 gene encoding RHOMBOID-like protein 4 produces MGEKDSETAPIWGRTRQSESNNIHRMDVESSALSEQHRSQNRSRGGSYEERGRGVKEFRSWFSWLIPCFVIANVVVFVITMYVNNCPKKSGDCFAGFLGRFSFQSTKENPLLGPSSLTLRTMGGLDVKKVVNGDEGWRLLSCNWLHGGVVHLLVNMLTLLFIGMRMEREFGFIRIGLLYLISGFGGSILSALFLRSNISVGASGAVFGLLGGMLSEIFINWTIYTNKVVTIITLVLIVAVNLGLGVLPGVDNFAHIGGFATGFLLGFVLLIRPHYGWINQRNAPAAKPHKYNICQAILWTVSLLLLLGWFIAGLISLFNNVDGNKHCSWCHYLSCVPTSRWSCNREPASCTTTQLGNQLSITCLRNGKSGSYILANPSDSRINSLCVQLCR; encoded by the exons ATGGGTGAGAAAGATTCAGAGACAGCTCCGATTTGGGGAAGAACACGACAGAGCGAGAGCAACAACATCCACCGAATGGATGTGGAATCGTCTGCTCTGTCTGAGCAACATCGATCTCAGAACCGAAGTCGAGGAGGTTCTTACGAAGAACGAGGAAGAGGAGTTAAGGAGTTTCGGAGCTGGTTCTCTTGGCTCATCCCCTGTTTCGTGATCGCTAACGTCGTCGTGTTCGTGATCACCATGTATGTCAACAACTGTCCGAAGAAGTCTGGAGACTGTTTCGCGGGTTTCTTGGGCCGGTTCTCGTTTCAGAGTACAAAAGAGAATCCTCTTCTGGGTCCTTCCTCTCTCAC GTTAAGAACAATGGGTGGATTAGATGTGAAGAAAGTGGTTAACGGAGATGAAGGGTGGCGTCTACTATCTTGCAACTGGTTACATGGAGGAGTTGTTCATTTGTTGGTGAACATGTTGACTCTTTTGTTCATCGGTATGCGTATGGAACGTGAATTCGGTTTTA TACGGATTGGATTGCTTTATCTAATATCGGGGTTTGGAGGAAGTATATTGTCAGCACTTTTCCTCCGCTCAAACATCTCTGTGGGAGCATCTGGTGCTGTCTTTGGTTTACTTGGAGGAATGCTCTCTGAGATCTTTATCAACTGGACAATCTATACTAACAAG GTTGTGACGATCATAACTCTTGTACTGATTGTGGCGGTAAACTTGGGACTCGGTGTGCTTCCTGGAGTAGATAACTTTGCTCATATTGGAGGTTTTGCTACTGGTTTTCTTCTTGGATTTGTGCTTTTAATCCGTCCTCATTACGGATGGATCAACCAAAGAAACGCTCCTGCAGCTAAACCTCACAAGTATAATATCTGTCAAGCCATATTATGGACtgtctctcttctcctcttgcttggTTG GTTCATTGCTGGTTTGATCTCACTTTTTAACAATGTGGATGGAAACAAACATTGTTCATGGTGTCATTATCTTTCATGTGTTCCAACTTCTAGATGGAGCTGTAACCGAGAACCAGCCTCTTGCACG ACGACTCAATTAGGCAACCAGTTGAGCATAACTTGTTTGAGGAATGGGAAGTCAGGATCATACATTTTGGCAAATCCCTCGGATTCACGGATTAATAGCTTATGCGTTCAGCTTTGCCGTTGA